From Eptesicus fuscus isolate TK198812 chromosome 13, DD_ASM_mEF_20220401, whole genome shotgun sequence, the proteins below share one genomic window:
- the LOC129151258 gene encoding olfactory receptor 52R1-like: MSASGNRSSHPLSFILLGIPGLENSHFGIAFLFCVMYVVAVVGNITILHIIRTDHTLHEPMYLFLAMLAVTDLVLSSSTQPKMLAILWFHAHKIEYHACLIQMFFIHAFSSVESGVLMAMALDRYVAICFPLRHSNILTPSAVGKLGAVVMIRGLLWVSPFCFMVSRMPFCPSQIIPQSYCEHMALLKLVCADTRVNRAYGLFVAFSMAGFDMIVISISYAMILRTVLGLPAGEARLKAFGTCASHVCVILAFYIPALFTFLTHRFGHRVPRVVHVMFANLYLLVPPMLNPIIYGVRTKQIRDRVIQGCCGKDP; this comes from the coding sequence ATGTCGGCTTCAGGGAACAGGTCTTCTCATCCCTTGTCCTTCATCCTGCTTGGCATCCCTGGACTCGAGAATTCCCACTTTGGGATCGCCTTCCTATTTTGTGTCATGTATGTGGTGGCTGTAGTTGGCAATATCACTATTCTTCACATAATTCGAACTGACCACACCCTGCATGAGCCTATGTACCTCTTTCTGGCCATGCTGGCTGTCACTGATCTGGTCCTCTCCTCTTCCACCCAACCTAAAATGCTAGCTATTCTCTGGTTTCATGCTCATAAGATTGAATACCATGCCTGCCTCATCCAGATGTTCTTCATTCATGCCTTTTCTTCCGTGGAGTCTGGGGTGCTCATGGCAATGGCCTTGGACCGTTATGTGGCTATCTGCTTCCCACTTCGTCACTCGAATATCCTGACCCCATCTGCAGTGGGTAAACTGGGGGCAGTCGTGATGATAAGAGGGCTGTTGTGGGTGAGCCCCTTCTGCTTTATGGTTTCCAGAATGCCCTTCTGCCCCAGCCAGATCATTCCTCAGTCATACTGTGAGCACATGGCTTTGTTGAAGTTGGTGTGTGCTGATACCAGAGTAAATCGTGCATATGGACTCTTCGTGGCCTTCTCGATGGCTGGCTTTGATATGATAGTCATCAGCATATCCTATGCGATGATCTTGAGGACTGTGCTGGGGTTGCCCGCTGGCGAAGCCCGGCTCAAGGCTTTTGGTACATGTGCTTCCCATGTCTGTGTCATCTTGGCTTTTTATATCCCAGCCCTCTTTACTTTCCTCACCCATCGCTTTGGACATCGTGTGCCCCGAGTGGTCCATGTCATGTTTGCTAATCTCTATCTACTGGTGCCTCCCATGCTCAATCCCATCATCTATGGAGTTAGAACCAAACAAATCAGGGACAGGGTTATTCAAGGATGTTGTGGAAAAGACCCCTGA
- the LOC129151257 gene encoding olfactory receptor 52R1 yields the protein MSASGNKSSHPLSFILLGIPGLENSHFGIAFLFCVMYVVAVVGNITILHIIRTDHTLHEPMYLFLAMLAVTDLVLSSSTQPKMLAILWFHAHKIEYHACLIQMFFIHAFSSVESGVLMAMALDRYVAICFPLRHSSILTPSTVGKLGAIVMMRGLLWVSPFCFMVSRMPFCPSQIIPQSYCEHMALLKLVCADTRVNRAYGLFVAFSVVGFDMIVISISYAMILRTVLGLPAGEARLKAFGTCASHVCVILALYIPALFTFLTHRFGHRVPRVVHVMFANLYLLVPPMLNPIIYGVRTKQIRDRVIQGCCGKDP from the coding sequence ATGTCGGCTTCAGGGAACAAGTCTTCTCATCCCTTGTCCTTCATCCTGCTTGGCATCCCTGGACTCGAGAATTCCCACTTTGGGATCGCCTTCCTATTTTGTGTCATGTATGTGGTGGCTGTAGTTGGCAATATCACTATTCTTCACATAATTCGAACTGACCACACCCTGCATGAGCCTATGTACCTCTTTCTGGCCATGCTGGCTGTCACTGATCTGGTCCTCTCCTCTTCCACCCAACCTAAAATGCTAGCTATTCTCTGGTTTCATGCTCATAAGATTGAATACCATGCCTGCCTCATCCAGATGTTTTTCATTCATGCCTTTTCTTCCGTGGAGTCTGGGGTGCTCATGGCAATGGCCTTGGACCGTTATGTGGCTATCTGCTTCCCACTTCGTCACTCGAGTATCCTGACCCCATCTACTGTGGGTAAACTGGGGGCAATCGTAATGATGAGAGGGCTGTTGTGGGTGAGCCCCTTCTGCTTTATGGTTTCCAGAATGCCCTTCTGCCCCAGCCAGATCATTCCTCAGTCATACTGTGAGCACATGGCTTTGTTGAAGTTGGTGTGTGCTGATACCAGAGTAAATCGTGCATATGGACTCTTCGTGGCCTTCTCGGTGGTCGGCTTTGATATGATAGTCATCAGCATATCCTATGCGATGATCTTGAGGACTGTGCTGGGGTTGCCCGCTGGCGAAGCCCGGCTCAAGGCTTTTGGTACATGTGCTTCCCATGTCTGTGTCATCTTGGCTCTTTATATCCCAGCCCTCTTTACTTTCCTCACCCATCGCTTTGGACATCGTGTGCCCCGAGTGGTCCATGTCATGTTTGCTAATCTCTATCTACTGGTGCCTCCCATGCTCAATCCCATCATCTATGGAGTTAGAACCAAACAAATCAGGGACAGGGTTATTCAAGGATGTTGTGGAAAAGACCCCTGA
- the LOC129151261 gene encoding olfactory receptor 52R1-like, with protein MTILSYFSFFRILTMSASGNRSSHPMSFILLGIPGLENSHFGIAFLFCVMYVVAVVGNITILHIIRTDHTLHEPMYLFLAMLAVTDLVLSSSTQPKMLAILWFHAHKIEYHACLIQMFFIHAFSSVESGVLMAMALDRYVAICFPLRHSSILTPSAVGKLGAVVMMRGLLWVSPFCFMVSRMPFCPSQIIPQSYCEHMALLKLVCADTRVNRAYGLFVAFSVVGFDMIVISISYAMILRTVLGLPAGEARLKAFGTCASHVCVILALYIPALFTFLTHRFGHRVPRVVHVMFANLYLLVPPMLNPIIYGVRTKQIRDRVIQGCCGKDP; from the exons ATGACAATATTAtcgtatttttctttttttagaatcCTTACA ATGTCGGCTTCAGGGAACAGGTCTTCTCATCCCATGTCCTTCATCCTGCTTGGCATCCCTGGACTCGAGAATTCCCACTTTGGGATCGCCTTCCTATTTTGTGTCATGTATGTGGTGGCTGTAGTTGGCAATATCACTATTCTTCACATAATTCGAACTGACCACACCCTGCATGAGCCTATGTACCTCTTTCTGGCCATGCTGGCTGTCACTGATCTGGTCCTCTCCTCTTCCACCCAACCTAAAATGCTAGCTATTCTCTGGTTTCATGCTCATAAGATTGAATACCATGCCTGCCTCATCCAGATGTTTTTCATTCATGCCTTTTCTTCCGTGGAGTCTGGGGTGCTCATGGCAATGGCCTTGGACCGTTATGTGGCTATCTGCTTCCCACTTCGTCACTCGAGTATCCTGACCCCATCTGCAGTGGGTAAACTGGGGGCAGTCGTGATGATGAGAGGGCTGTTGTGGGTGAGCCCCTTCTGCTTTATGGTTTCCAGAATGCCCTTCTGCCCCAGCCAGATCATTCCTCAGTCATACTGTGAGCACATGGCTTTGTTGAAGTTGGTGTGTGCTGATACCAGAGTAAATCGTGCATATGGACTCTTCGTGGCCTTCTCGGTGGTCGGCTTTGATATGATAGTCATCAGCATATCCTATGCGATGATCTTGAGGACTGTGCTGGGGTTGCCCGCTGGCGAAGCCCGGCTCAAGGCTTTTGGTACATGTGCTTCCCATGTCTGTGTCATCTTGGCTCTTTATATCCCAGCCCTCTTTACTTTCCTTACCCATCGCTTTGGACATCGTGTGCCCCGAGTGGTCCATGTCATGTTTGCTAATCTCTATCTACTGGTGCCTCCCATGCTCAATCCCATCATCTATGGAGTTAGAACCAAACAAATCAGGGACAGGGTTATTCAAGGATGTTGTGGAAAAGACCCCTGA